tctatatatctatacTTAAAAAGAAGTTTATGCAACCTAGATGGTAATACATGTTTATATTCCCAAAAAACTTAacgttttaaatttaaatattagttAATGTGTGATTTTTATAACATTGATTCTTTGTATTCCATTAGTTTAATCAACAAAATTCagcttaaaaaaaaatcaacaattatTTCAGAAGCATACTTATTTTTaaacaatatttttattttctatgtgATTTTTGTGAGTGatacaaatatgttattttattGGCACATAGTTTTTCATTTATTCTAAATTTATAGAATTTATGTAGTTTTGTTTTCATTGTCCAATCAAATATTTatacattttcaaaaaaaatatttttaattcatctcttatgaaattgattttaaaatttgataacactttaatgattttatgactttaaaaaaattattgatctTTTAATATTCTTATTGTTTCAACTTCTCTAAATTAATGATTCATGActtttcattttccaaaactcctCTTCCAAtttcaattgattctaaaatgaatattatttaatGAATGGAATGAGGAAGATAATTGTTAAGGCTTTCCATATCCTTCATGGTTTAGTCTCTAGATATAAATACTCTTCATCTGTTTGATTTGTCCTCATATTTCCTATAACCCCATCTACACTTTTGAGTTGCAGAGTTGTCAGTAACTTTTATGCAggattttttttgttgctgTGAAATTGGTGAGCTACCAGCTTTTGTTTTAGGTTTCAAGTTTTATAAATCCTGCACAAAAAAACAATGTGATTTTTAGATAGTGTACATATTCTGTTTTGTTCTTTATTGTTTTCTTTAGATTTTCTATAAGGATGTAAGATTAGGATTTCCGGAACACTGACTTCATGTTTATCAATTTactttttgtgtgatttatttttgttGTAGATCTACTCTCTAAGGTATAATGTAACTGATGTGAAGTTTCTCATGCTAGGCTTGGTGTTAGCCATTAAAAAGTTGTACATATCAAGGTAACCAACTAATTAAACTTTATGAACTCTCATCTTTTATATAGTTTCTTTATATCTTTCTTCTTAGTTTGATTCAATCTTTCCATTGCCTATTTATCATCCTTGAAAAATTTGGTATGTGGCACTGAAAAGTTTTTGTGAACATCCTCAAGGGATTGACAACACCTAAAAAATTGCTTTTCAGTGGCGTAATTATTCATtcatatcattttttttcttgagaaCAATATTCATTCATATCATTTAACATCTAAATTATCattgcataattttttaaagattgtTTTGTAGGCTGGAAGACCATTTAATTGGCTTTCTATGTCAATTTTGAAGGTATGCTTCGTTGAGTGTGATAGATATATTTTTATGTCATATTTTGGCTCTTTGTCAAATTAAGAAAGATTGTTCCTCAATTTTATCTTCTAATGAATAAAAGTTTATGCTTTTGGAAAAAGCCCACTTAGAATGTAGATCTATCATGAAGACATTTTGTTTGAATGACTATATGACAAAGAATTTCTAACCTTCAAGTTAGATTTTCATAATAAGtgatttatcaattttttttattattgacattttctATACCAAAAATTGAAGGATATTGgtctaattttattttcattttagaattgaaaaataatCCATTGATATGCATGCTTAGTCTATCAGCAACtattattcaataaaacaatcaaaagtaaaatctaaagcaCAAGGGAGAAAAACACAGGTgaatataaagaaaactcattaGTATACTTTAGGGGTTATATAGAagttagaaaatataaattttaaagatTCAATTTAAATCTTCCTTAAGAcatcaattattttattttttaaaatatttaaatatttatgtaaAGCATAATGTTGgatgttttaacattaaattttatatgaattaaaaaattactcaccaaaataaaaatatcacttTTTTATACATTAGTTAATGTTAATCTTGAAAAGTGAATATCTGACAAAATTTCATAGAACATGATaaaatattttgtatttatataatatattaattaatattaatattaatataattattaatctttagaaatttaaaaagataaagatggtgggtttaatattatatcaataCAGAAAATAACATTCCCATTATCCTTTTTTCCTGGAAGTATATAagtattaaattaaatgatttttaagtatattaaaattttaattatttacctCGAAATTTTTGTTaatgaggttattattatttagctcattaCTATTTAGTTCATATAATTTAGAGAATTTTGTAGGGCACAGTTAATATGTTTTGATCTAGAGAATTCTTAATTAATATTGATATTAATACGTAAAATTTAAAGGTGGTGGTTTTAATACTAAATATGACATCACTCCaaagaataattttttcatcgtccctacaactatataaattagTAACACCGCTCATTCAAAGCGTGCACTTCGTATAGTCTGTGTTGACGTATTTACATTGAATTAAGGCTTGAACTTTTAGTCATTTTCGTTTATCCCAGAGGTTAGATATTGATGTTTTAGTTTATATTATCTAAATGTGCTATAACTTGCTCTTTGATTTTGTAATGATTTCCTCTTGATTCCATCCTTCCATCCTACTTTATATTGGACAGTTTCCATGGTTTACTAATAGGTTTTTTCATGGTTTACAAATAGTTTTTTTTCATGGTAaaagaaaatttcaaatttatgatttcttatatctaaatttaattttaagctTTTAATgcatcatatttttttataaacgtaacaaaagtaacatagattttgagaaattatAGGCTCTACAAAAGTGAGGTTGTTGCTAAATCTTACAAAGGGGCTCATTCCTTTCGAAACATAAGAAAGATATATGAAGTTACATATGACACATTCAAGGACGCGTGTTATACGATGAACTTACTTGAAGATGATAAAGAATACATCGATGAAGTAATAGAAGCTTTGCATCTCGGTACTGCAAACAATCTTTGAAGACTTTTTGCTACTTTACTGTTATCATATATGCTTTTAAGGGCATAATTTGTTTGGAAAGAAATCTGAGAGAATTTAAGTGATGGTATTTTACGTATACGAAGAATTATTATGAAAGGCAGTGGTGAGTACATTTTTAATCAAAGTTCATAAAAAAATCATgacaaaaatcacaaaaaaaagaaattatactgcttctgcaaaataaaaaacaaatacattcatcacttgaaaaaaaaacaaatttatgtttacttatatctaaaattaattttgttcttttaattcataataaattttccttcaataaacataaaaaagaacacatattttaaaagaaaaaaatattcatgatAAACACAAATGAAtaacccccgtgcatcgcacgggtaaaaatacTAGTTATCTACGTATGGAACACCTCCTCTTTCGTCGGTTTAGTGTGGATAGAGAAGGTTTCTCCTTCTCTTGTAACTGCTGACATTTTGATCTTGGTGTCGGTTTCCGTTTAATAATATGCATGCagctttcacaaaaaaaaaaaaaacaaacatgaAAGTAAATTGGATAACACCCGCGCGCATGCATGACAACATCATTCTTCTGTCATTGAGATAACAACatattttaacattatataaaaattggtatattttaagagtttaatggatatgcactgtcagtgACAACCAATCACAACATGCCATATAAGTGAAATAATATCTTTcatcttaaattttaattaaaacaagaatatatttgctgatgtggcggaattcaattgggcgactgtgtaaacaaagtttacactgacagtgtatacccattaaattcatattttaaataaaaaaaatttaattataaaaaataataaaattttgttgacggacatttcaataaattttatatattactcaaatttaattaataaatgagattatattatttatatataaagtaaatttaacaatttaataaattatttatttaaaaatataaatatattaagtgaatttaaaaatattctaAATCAAGTTAAAACTTTTTGATATCATCAAATAAGTTTATAGTCCTCgaataatagctcaagtggtaaaagctaGGGGACATATATGTTGGGTGTGAAGTCTAGAGATTAACCCCTGTATggttcaatttatttttccgatgtaccaaaaaaataagtttttagtATATAtctaaatttattcaactttgttCATAATTATTTTCCTCTGTTGCGATTTCTCAAgtcatttttactaatatataatagatagataaaaaTATGTTTCAGTAATTTTTTTCAATCAATACTAAATACTTTAaagatattttttaattttaaactctTTGGTCAAAATTATTTatcaacaaaaaatatattattactaatatttgattatatataaaaatattacttagttttattgtaatattttaattttttctcaatttatatttaattttttgagtaagaaatagtaattatttttaatatatgagAAATTTAAAGTGttacaattagttataaatattaaaaattattaactactatttaatattgttattaatgtacaGGTCAATTCAATTTTATACTCTAAAAACTTGGTACAGctgtgattaataattaaaattaaaataatattaataattaattttaaaaaagggaaattgaatttttagaattagtaattaatataatgcataatataaattttattaataattaattagtattgttattaatgttagTCAAATTGacttttacttattattatcatCATTAAATTTACAAAAATTTCTTGGGttttgattaataattaaaattcaaatattgaTACTTTTTGAAAtatgaaaaactgaaaaatttacaattagtaattaatatgataaaaaatttaaaatattataaacatctaattaatattattattaatgtatTGCTCaactaattatattatatttatctatttatatatattgatgATTGATCGATAAGAATCCATCCATTATCttacaaaatatattaaaatctgAAGTTAAAGGAGCAGTGTGTTTTGGAAAAGCACTCTAGGATTATCCATATCAAGCAAGCAAGCAGATTTTGACTAGTCTTTATTTATTGGCAGTTTGGCACATCACATTCTGTAAGTCTCTCCCCAAACCAACAAAGCCAATAAGTCATTGGGGTGTGGTGGTGGGGTGTGGTGTGgagcaaaacaaaacaaagtcaCCAAAGCATAGGACTCTTCAAAACCTTTGGAGCTAGACATTAGAGTTTTCTTGTGCATAAGAAGAAGCCCCTCCTCTGGATCAAGCATGAACAAGGACAACCACAGATATCTCAAACTCTTCTGGGGAACTTCTAATCAACACAAGTTTAAGAAGCCAAAAGCTACAACAAAAACAGTTACTACCACCGTGATTGTGGTGTTTTGCTTAGCAGCAACTTTCTGTGCTTTAGCAGCCTGGATTTCCGTgagttattttatatatatgcataacaTGTAGCTTCTTTATGTTTGAAGTTCCATGCATCTACATATTTTTCCCCTCCATTGTTAATAATATTACTGATCCTTGATCAAAACCATGTAGAAAAAAACAGAGTGTAGGAAGCAGAGGAAGATGTTCTGTTCCTTTAATTTGTTTGTATTCTTTAGTTTTTTATTACAGCATTAAGAACCGTGCCAAAACATATCAAATGTATGCATATTAAACTAGGAataatctttcaaaaaaaactagGAATTATATATCTTAGCAttcagttttggaaaatgaaatCTCATTCTTGTTTCTTAGCTTAGATTATTTGTGTATTTTGTTCCCCTATggctcagaatcaattctaatatAGTAAACCAAAattttggagaattgatttcaggtctaaaatcaatttcaacaaaatcaattttccccatatatatatatatatgacctTTCCTAAGGAAGAAAAAAGGAAATGTGGCAAGGTTAAGATATTTTCAATTCCATTTTTTTCCGTTCCTGTCAATATCAAATTGTCAAATTGTAATAGAACAAATGTGAGGAGAGAACTTGACATCAGAAATAGAGACAAGAAGCTAGCCTTTTATTTCAGTGGTTGGTATAACTATTATCTATGATATTGTTTCATTAATTGTTGATATAGAATTTCATGATCAACTTcattttttcataattaattctgaaaGTTAGAAGCTACTCATATAAGTTTCTctctagaatcaattctagTGGTAAAATTAAGTGTAGAAGGATTTCTAAACATGTATTTAGTGCATGTATAGACACGGTGAAAAATCACAATGAACCAAAGAAGAACCTTCCCCTAGGCTTTGTAGTTATCCACAATAATTTTAGATTCATTATGGTTTTTCACCATATATCCAAACATGAATATGTATTTAGATGTTAATGGCATATAATTGATTCTAGGATCTCAGTTTGACCCAATATTTGATAGAATCCTGATATTGAAATTGCTTTTGAAGTCCCCATTTGCAGGTGCTTGCATTCCAAACCAGAACCTCCCAGCCACTCACCTAGCCAAACCCCAAGAATCACAAGAGTTTTCTCTTAGATGCACCAAAAGTAAGAACAACAAAGAGACAAAACAAACCTGCCCAAGAGACAACTACCCCACCTCACATAGCCCTAGCAATCCACAGAACCTGACATGTCCCTCATACTTCAGATGGATCCATGAAGATCTAAAACCATGGAAAGAGAAAGGAGGGATCACAAGGCAGATGTTGGAAGGTGTAAGAAGGACAGCACACTTCAGGCTTGTGATTGTGGATGGGAAAGTGTATGTGGAGAAGTTTAGACAGTCTATTCAGACAAGAGATGTGTTTACATTGTGGGGAATTTTGCAGCTTCTGAGAGTGTACCCTGGAAAGTTGCCTGATTTGGAGCTCATGTTTGATTGTGATGACAGGCCTGTCATTCACTTGGCCAATTTTCAAGGCCCAAAAGCTGCCCCACCACCATTGTTTAGATATTGTTCTGATCAGGGGAGCTTGGATATTGTTTTCCCTGATTGGTCCTTTTGGGGATGGTAAGTGCTGAGATAGACAACTTCTTTACAGTTACACACTCACATATACACTTTTTCTGCTAATATACCATAATATATACCagtagcatgtttggattagcttatgttttaaaaaaatggatTCTGACATTCCGAAACCTCTCCCTAAAATTGATGTAGACTTTTGAATTAATTGTAGAATGGTTTTTTGAGTGTGTGCTCAGTTCCCGGTTGGTGAATCTCACAATTGATGCTAATAGACTAAAATCAATTTAGGATGACAAAAATAGATGTTTGAGAGTCAAGTTGATTTTGgttccaaaatcaattatgcgTTTCCGAGATTTTACAATTAGAATCATAACATTACCCTTAAAAACCACTTTTTTCAACTAGCTTTTTCTTTAATTAAATttcccaaaatcaattttattcaaaatcaattgGGACAACACTtattcaaacacacactaagATGCTATCAGATACTGacatttatatttaaaatatataatttaacaAAATACTCGTCTATCACTATatataaaatttgttttttcatgTGTTATCCTATATCTTAGAAGGTATAGTTTGTTGATATAATATATTCTTACACTTCTCATAGGCTCATCATGAAACTCATCAAATAAAACTTTGGTCCTacttaaactttctttttgaaTGGTTCAAAGAGCTAAGGAAGTTTGTGCAATATCTTTTTCCATCTAGATACAAACAACACTTCTAATGTTGAGAGTCCTTACTTATAACAGGGCTGAGACAAATATAAGGCCATGGAGAGAGGTCCTGAAAGATATCAAAGAAGGAAACAAGAGGACCAAGTGGGAGGACAGAGTACCCTACGCTTATTGGAAGGGAAACCCTCATGTGGCTCGTACTAGGCAAAACCTTCTGAAATGCAATGTTACTCCACAAAATGACTGGAACACTCGCCTATACATACAGGTATTTTATTTCTTCAATTCTGTTAAAATTTTCCATTTAATTCACATCAAAGGCAGATTATTATATTGTGTATGCATTAATTTGGATCACAGGACTGGTCACAAGAATCTAATCAAGGGTACAAGAAATCCAACGTAGCGGACCAATGCACTCATAGGTAGGTAATGTAAAAACCTTATCCCATATTGAAAGCTATGGTTCCAAAGTCATTATATATTTATCACTTTACAAATTTTTTGGTCCTGGGAATGATATGTATATATGTGTTGGCACAGGTATAAGATATACATAGAAGGATGGGCTTGGTCTGTTAGTGAGAAATACATTATGGCATGTAATTCTATGTCATTATATGTCAAGTCTAGCTACCATGACTTTTTCATCAGAGGCATGAAGCCATTACAGCACTATTGGCCCATAAGAGACAACAGCAAATGCACATCTCTTAAGTATGCAGTGGAATGGGGCAACAACCACACTGATAAGGTCATCTTCCACCCTTATTTACGTGTTTGGATCAACGTTATCACAAGcttacaattgattttaaaaatttgattttggtAAAATAAATTATGGTAAAAATGAAGTAATTTATATTTGGATATATTTATGAAAGAAATGTGTGAAATTCAGTCGTAAAATTTGACAATTGATTGCGTTAAATGCAATTGTTACTATCTCGAGCTTCtagcagaattgattttgagactgaaatcaattttccaaaatgACTCAAACATCCATGTTTCTATCCAGAATTGACTTTACttaattaaaattgattatgaggtcATATTAAACTACTTGTCTTACATTTCCCTCAAATTACCAGGCACAAGCAATAGGGGAGGCTGCTAGCAGATTCATACAAGAGGACTTAGACATGGATCATGTATACGACTACAtgtttcatctactgaatgAATATGCAAAGCTCTTAAAGTTCAAACCAACTGTCCCTCCAGGAGCTGTGGAGTTTTGTCCTGAAACATTGGCATGTGCTGTAAATGGTACACAGAGAAGGTTCATGGAGGAGTCAATGGTGAAGTTTCCTAGTCACTCAAATCCATGCACTATTCCTCCTCCATATGATCCTTCAACCTTCCAAAGCTTTCAAGAGGAAAAAGCTAATGCAACAAGACAGGTTGAAATTTGGGAAGATAAATACTGGCTTAAGAAAAATTAGGGACAATAATATGCACAATTTGGCATAGTTTTTTTGTATTGTTGAGAAAAATTGCCCTTGTATTAAATTAACACATCAGCCTGTATCGATCATTTTCAGAAATCTCCCCAACaaataaaagtagaaaatattgttttttgaaAGTAAGTAGAAAATATTGTTAATGTCGTGTCTTATACATTCATATTTAGCACCAATTTggatcctttttttttttctgattttctcGTGATCCTAATTGTTGTGGCTGCAACTGTTCCAGACCACATGACTTGTTTGGTTAATTGGTTTAAAGGATATATCTAATAACTACAAGAATCTGAACTTATATATGTAGAGTTACTATTAATTTCAAGGTGAATTCTGTCGTACTCAAAATTTATTTTGGGTATGATACCCGTATTAAGTGATTTAGTAGATTTTTGtcatgtaaaatagggttttaGCCGTCAATGTTTATTAATGATAGAGAAGGCGACATCTGGAGATCGTGACCGGTGAACGATGGTACCCAACACCTCTGTTTTGAAACAAAATTTTGACGATGCAGGGTAGAAGAAGAGTCGGGAACTGTCTGGATGATTACTTTGCAAATAATGATAATTGATAAGAATATTAACACTTCAAATTTAgagcatattttttattggTACACATCATTTAGAGCATGTATGATTCAATCAGAACATGTATATTATTGATACACATCATTTTTGGTACCATACCTTGCACCACCAAGGATTGATCTCTCGACCTCCCCTACTCAACCcacatgtcccctagctcttaccacttgaactatcatttTGGGACAACTTAACCAATAGTTTACCGGTTCTAACTATTTTCTAAAttaatcattttctttttttttgttaaaatgaACCGAGGACACTTAAAAGTAACAAATATCAGTCTATTCTTTAAAAACAATGCACACATTTGAGCTAGCACTGTTAAATTCAACCCTAAAAACAATCATTAcaaatttgtgttaaaataTAGGctcaaatgtgtttttttttcttctggaaTATACTTTGTATCTAGTACTTTTAAAgttattctcatttttccatTCTTGACATTAACTTTTCCATGCAAAACAAACAGAAGTCCATGTCAGGATTAGACGTGGTATATCGGTCcttgatgtttccaattttAATCCttgtaaattttatattttggtTTTTAGGCAAATTTCAGGGACCATCTACTGTCAGCCATCAAGGCGAAACTCTTATTTCCCCACCAGCTCTTCTATCACCCACCACCTCTTCTCTCCCCCACCCCTTCTCCAAATCCAACCCCCACCATCATCCACCAAGCCAAAAACTATTCCCCATGACCGAAATCTCAAAGTCTCAACCAAAACCCTTCAATGATCCCTTGTCATCACCATACAATTGCAATGAATGTTGCAAAATTGTGAGAGCCACAATGCTTTCATTTCAATCTTGTCAACCTCCAACTAGAGGTTACTGCAACCAGAGCATCATCCATGCAACTAGAACCAATAAACACTCACTCTTAATCTCACCCCCAAAACGTCATTTTATATTGCAATTAGAACCATAACAAGTAAGCGCACTCCCCCACTCTCATAACCATAATAACCATAATaatctaaaaaaaaagaattgaaattGTAGTTCTGTATCTGAAGCCCACAACCACTCTCACCCACAAAATTGGACATGCAATTCCTAGACATGTGGGAGGAGGGTAGAGGATTTCAAACCCAAAATATTCAAAGTTGACCCTCAAACTCTTCCTTTTAGTGTGCAACAACACCCTACATCGAAGAAGCTACCTTGAAGTCCCTAGGAGGTGAATTGGGACACACTTGGGTGGAGAAGCAACAATGACATCTCCAATCAAGAGAGGATAAGGTGTTTTTGATTGGGTTGGAAAGGGGATCGTTGAAGTGAAAGTAGAGTTTtccatatatttaaaataaaataaaaatgtccACAAATAATTGGCAAGGACGAAAATCGAAAACAAAGTATATTTGAAGGGCAAAAAACATACCACACCTAATGCTGACACAGACTACTATTTGTATTGGAAGGAAAAGTTAACGTTGAGGATAAAAAACAAAACAGCTATATCCGAgggatgaaaaacaaaaaaaaaggactaAAGTTAAAAACAGAATATATTCCAAAGACCAAAAACACATTTAAGCCTCAAATATATAATGACATTTAAAAATGAAAGTGCCTTTAATTATAAGTAGCATATTATTTACGGACCTTCCTGGTACAGCTAAGAGCTAACGACACAAATTGCAATAATGTTCGCTCCTACAAAATACTACAATTCAAGAAATAAGGTCAACAGTAAGTCCTGGTGTTTAATAAAAGTACGTTTGATGTGATTAAAGCTAATAAAATTGAGTTTAAAAATGAATGTTTGGTAAAAAGTAAGAAAGTaagtttgaaaaaataaatgttatttgaTAATATGAAGTGAAATCacttttagggataaaaatacATAAAATGATAGATATGATATAAAGTTAATGCATATCAATATGGATAATCATGTAATATAACATTTAACTCACTTTTTTTAACCGAAAAGTGTGCATGAACAGTTTTCTAAATTCAAGTTTTTATGGTTAAAACCCCACTTTTACTTACTGAAAAATGCACAAACAAGATGACACAGAATAAGATGCATGTTAACCCACTTATTTTTAACCACAACCAAACAGGCGCATAATGTTTATAAATACCAGCCAACTGAAAAGAGCCAGTAGGAGTTACCCTGCATTCTACCAAAGCTGCTTCAGAGATATAAAAATCCATGAATATCAAAAGCTACCCAAGCACCTTTAGGTAACAAGTGCCAGCATATCCTCATGTAAAGTGACAATTGCATGGGATACCAAAGACAATGGTCATATCAAAATCCTTCCAAAAGCAATTGTAGATAAACCAGCATCGCATGCAGCAGAAGTTGATATTTCTGCAACTGCGTGT
This portion of the Lotus japonicus ecotype B-129 chromosome 3, LjGifu_v1.2 genome encodes:
- the LOC130746087 gene encoding uncharacterized protein LOC130746087, coding for MNKDNHRYLKLFWGTSNQHKFKKPKATTKTVTTTVIVVFCLAATFCALAAWISSPFAGACIPNQNLPATHLAKPQESQEFSLRCTKSKNNKETKQTCPRDNYPTSHSPSNPQNLTCPSYFRWIHEDLKPWKEKGGITRQMLEGVRRTAHFRLVIVDGKVYVEKFRQSIQTRDVFTLWGILQLLRVYPGKLPDLELMFDCDDRPVIHLANFQGPKAAPPPLFRYCSDQGSLDIVFPDWSFWGWAETNIRPWREVLKDIKEGNKRTKWEDRVPYAYWKGNPHVARTRQNLLKCNVTPQNDWNTRLYIQDWSQESNQGYKKSNVADQCTHRYKIYIEGWAWSVSEKYIMACNSMSLYVKSSYHDFFIRGMKPLQHYWPIRDNSKCTSLKYAVEWGNNHTDKAQAIGEAASRFIQEDLDMDHVYDYMFHLLNEYAKLLKFKPTVPPGAVEFCPETLACAVNGTQRRFMEESMVKFPSHSNPCTIPPPYDPSTFQSFQEEKANATRQVEIWEDKYWLKKN